A portion of the Anabas testudineus chromosome 22, fAnaTes1.2, whole genome shotgun sequence genome contains these proteins:
- the LOC113148674 gene encoding golgin subfamily A member 3-like isoform X4, with amino-acid sequence MMFAARFLLLFLSLSQDFTQGQLDASVPHVGGSRVGLGVPPELPVLWDELRGLNELVLSLKAEEVDRRQALRRMESRLRDREVEAEQQGRSLDGLEETVIQQREGLRSMEVDRKLLTELNSDLRRKVEQLEEQSEARVSWLHWRLNVSESSVEELKKKSTALAAELPFLQTRLRASESTVEQLRRRNAVLAARLCNTESLMEELRMQISAALTVSNSSSQSEESELETNSEVLKSVEEKRNMSAERQLLGVDLTASNSSSLQKDLSDTKSRLLQLESNTSDQISELLNLQMKLNSTQSLQNNLNTELLSRLRVSEKHLEGLRRENTVLFSDQTSTLMDLQRKLNTTERLMDKIGTVQSDQFSLMESRLLDNTTAALELRLGSTETHLEQLETHTAVQSDQISLIESRLAEQHNNTTELLNRLSVSEKHLEGLMTENTVQSDQISLMESRLTEQHNNTTALELRLGSTETQLEQLETHSAALQLRLDVTEKHLEGLRAEIAELEKQLEHLKKGNTDELKVAFSVGLTDSGPVGPFDEERTLIFSKTLTDVGHAYDRAAGVFTAPVRGVYFFSFTAADYLKGYMGLYLYRNNQPIIFNLDLNDHGGYASMSNGVALKLEEGDRVRLSLPASYRLYDDSRNFSVFSGFLLFAL; translated from the exons ATGATGTTTGCTGCTCGgtttctgcttctcttcttaTCGTTGTCTCAGGACTTCACTCAGGGACAGTTGGATGCTTCTGTCCCTCATGTGGGTGGCAGCAGGGTGGGGCTGGGTGTCCCTCCGGAGCTCCCTGTTCTCTGGGACGAGCTGCGGGGGTTGAACGAGCTGGTCCTGAGCCTGAAGGCGGAGGAGGTGGACCGGCGTCAGGCCCTGCGGAGGATGGAGAGCCGTCTGAGGGACAGGGAGGTGGAGGCTGAGCAGCAGGGACGAAGTCTGGACGGACTGGAAGAGACGGTGATCCAACAGAGGGAGGGGCTGAGGAGCATGGAGGtggacaggaagctgctgaCGGAGCTGAACTCAGACCTGAGGAGGaaggtggagcagctggaggagcaaAGCGAAG CTCGAGTGTCGTGGCTTCACTGGAGACTGAATGTCAGTGAGAGCTCAgtagaggagctgaagaagaagagcacAG CTCTGGCGGCCGAGCTGCCGTTCCTGCAGACAAGACTGAGGGCGAGTGAGAGCACAGTGgagcagctgaggaggaggaacgCAG tgtTGGCAGCCAGACTGTGTAACACTGAGAGTCTGATGGAGGAGCTCAGGATGCAGATCTCAG cagCGTTGACCGTTTCCAACAGCTCGTCTCAGTCTGAGGAGTCGGAGCTGGAGACAAACTCTGAAG TTCTGAAGTCCGTGGAGGAAAAACGGAACATGTCTGCTGAGAGACAGCTGCTCGGTGTGGATCTGA CTGCCAGTAACTCATCGTCTCTGCAAAAAGATCTGTCAGACACGAAGAGccgactgctgcagctggagtcaaACACGTCAG ATCAAATCTCAGAACTGTTGAACCTGCAGATGAAACTGAACTCGACACAGAGTCTGCAGAACAACctgaacacag AGCTGCTGAGCAGACTGAGAGTCAGTGAGAAACATCTGGAAGGtctgaggagagaaaacacag ttctgttttcagatcAGACCTCCACACTGATGGACCTGCAGAGGAAACTGAACACAACTGAACGTCTGATGGACAAAATTGGCACAG ttcagtCTGATCAGTTTTCCCTGATGGAGTCCAGGCTCTTGGACAACACCACAG CAGCTCTGGAGCTGCGACTGGGATCAACTGAGACACACCTGGAACAGCTGGAGACTCACACTGCAG TTCAGTCTGACCAGATTTCCCTGATTGAGTCAAGACTGGCagagcaacacaacaacaccacAG aGCTGCTAAACAGACTGAGTGTCAGTGAGAAACACCTGGAAGGTCtgatgacagaaaacacag TTCAGTCTGATCAGATTTCCCTGATGGAGTCAAGACTGACagagcaacacaacaacaccacAG CTCTGGAGCTGCGACTGGGatccacagagacacagctggaACAGCTGGAGACTCACTCTGCAG CATTGCAGCTCCGACTTGATGTCACTGAGAAACATCTGGAAGGTCTGAGGGCAGAAATCGCAG AGTTGGAGAAACAGCTGGAACATCTGAAGAAAGGAAACACTG ATGAGCTGAAGGTGGCGTTTTCAGTCGGTCTGACTGATTCAGGACCAGTGGGTCCGTTTGATGAGGAAAGAACTCTGATCTTCTCTAAAACCTTGACCGACGTCGGCCACGCCTACGACAGGGCTGCAG GTGTGTTCACGGCTCCTGTCAGAGGAGTCTACTTCTTCAGCTTCACAGCTGCAGATTACCTGAAAGGTTACATGGGTCTGTACCTGTACAGGAACAACCAGCCAATCATATTCAACCTGGACCTGAACGACCACGGCGGCTACGCCTCCATGTCTAACGGCGTGGCTCTGAAGCTGGAGGAGGGCGACCGAGTCCGCCTCAGTCTGCCGGCCAGCTACCGGCTCTACGACGATTCCCGGAACTTCAGCGTCTTCTCTGGATTCCTGCTCTTTGCGCTCTGA
- the LOC113148674 gene encoding golgin subfamily A member 3-like isoform X3: MMFAARFLLLFLSLSQDFTQGQLDASVPHVGGSRVGLGVPPELPVLWDELRGLNELVLSLKAEEVDRRQALRRMESRLRDREVEAEQQGRSLDGLEETVIQQREGLRSMEVDRKLLTELNSDLRRKVEQLEEQSEARVSWLHWRLNVSESSVEELKKKSTALAAELPFLQTRLRASESTVEQLRRRNAVLAARLCNTESLMEELRMQISALTVSNSSSQSEESELETNSEVLKSVEEKRNMSAERQLLGVDLTASNSSSLQKDLSDTKSRLLQLESNTSVQTDIVKQLQVRLNSAESRIHQLQSDRTDQISELLNLQMKLNSTQSLQNNLNTELLSRLRVSEKHLEGLRRENTVLFSDQTSTLMDLQRKLNTTERLMDKIGTVQSDQFSLMESRLLDNTTAALELRLGSTETHLEQLETHTAVQSDQISLIESRLAEQHNNTTELLNRLSVSEKHLEGLMTENTVQSDQISLMESRLTEQHNNTTALELRLGSTETQLEQLETHSAALQLRLDVTEKHLEGLRAEIAELEKQLEHLKKGNTDELKVAFSVGLTDSGPVGPFDEERTLIFSKTLTDVGHAYDRAAGVFTAPVRGVYFFSFTAADYLKGYMGLYLYRNNQPIIFNLDLNDHGGYASMSNGVALKLEEGDRVRLSLPASYRLYDDSRNFSVFSGFLLFAL, translated from the exons ATGATGTTTGCTGCTCGgtttctgcttctcttcttaTCGTTGTCTCAGGACTTCACTCAGGGACAGTTGGATGCTTCTGTCCCTCATGTGGGTGGCAGCAGGGTGGGGCTGGGTGTCCCTCCGGAGCTCCCTGTTCTCTGGGACGAGCTGCGGGGGTTGAACGAGCTGGTCCTGAGCCTGAAGGCGGAGGAGGTGGACCGGCGTCAGGCCCTGCGGAGGATGGAGAGCCGTCTGAGGGACAGGGAGGTGGAGGCTGAGCAGCAGGGACGAAGTCTGGACGGACTGGAAGAGACGGTGATCCAACAGAGGGAGGGGCTGAGGAGCATGGAGGtggacaggaagctgctgaCGGAGCTGAACTCAGACCTGAGGAGGaaggtggagcagctggaggagcaaAGCGAAG CTCGAGTGTCGTGGCTTCACTGGAGACTGAATGTCAGTGAGAGCTCAgtagaggagctgaagaagaagagcacAG CTCTGGCGGCCGAGCTGCCGTTCCTGCAGACAAGACTGAGGGCGAGTGAGAGCACAGTGgagcagctgaggaggaggaacgCAG tgtTGGCAGCCAGACTGTGTAACACTGAGAGTCTGATGGAGGAGCTCAGGATGCAGATCTCAG CGTTGACCGTTTCCAACAGCTCGTCTCAGTCTGAGGAGTCGGAGCTGGAGACAAACTCTGAAG TTCTGAAGTCCGTGGAGGAAAAACGGAACATGTCTGCTGAGAGACAGCTGCTCGGTGTGGATCTGA CTGCCAGTAACTCATCGTCTCTGCAAAAAGATCTGTCAGACACGAAGAGccgactgctgcagctggagtcaaACACGTCAG ttcagactGATATAGTGAAGCAGCTTCAGGTCAGACTGAACTCGGCTGAGAGTCGAATACATCAGCTGCAGTCTGATAGGACAG ATCAAATCTCAGAACTGTTGAACCTGCAGATGAAACTGAACTCGACACAGAGTCTGCAGAACAACctgaacacag AGCTGCTGAGCAGACTGAGAGTCAGTGAGAAACATCTGGAAGGtctgaggagagaaaacacag ttctgttttcagatcAGACCTCCACACTGATGGACCTGCAGAGGAAACTGAACACAACTGAACGTCTGATGGACAAAATTGGCACAG ttcagtCTGATCAGTTTTCCCTGATGGAGTCCAGGCTCTTGGACAACACCACAG CAGCTCTGGAGCTGCGACTGGGATCAACTGAGACACACCTGGAACAGCTGGAGACTCACACTGCAG TTCAGTCTGACCAGATTTCCCTGATTGAGTCAAGACTGGCagagcaacacaacaacaccacAG aGCTGCTAAACAGACTGAGTGTCAGTGAGAAACACCTGGAAGGTCtgatgacagaaaacacag TTCAGTCTGATCAGATTTCCCTGATGGAGTCAAGACTGACagagcaacacaacaacaccacAG CTCTGGAGCTGCGACTGGGatccacagagacacagctggaACAGCTGGAGACTCACTCTGCAG CATTGCAGCTCCGACTTGATGTCACTGAGAAACATCTGGAAGGTCTGAGGGCAGAAATCGCAG AGTTGGAGAAACAGCTGGAACATCTGAAGAAAGGAAACACTG ATGAGCTGAAGGTGGCGTTTTCAGTCGGTCTGACTGATTCAGGACCAGTGGGTCCGTTTGATGAGGAAAGAACTCTGATCTTCTCTAAAACCTTGACCGACGTCGGCCACGCCTACGACAGGGCTGCAG GTGTGTTCACGGCTCCTGTCAGAGGAGTCTACTTCTTCAGCTTCACAGCTGCAGATTACCTGAAAGGTTACATGGGTCTGTACCTGTACAGGAACAACCAGCCAATCATATTCAACCTGGACCTGAACGACCACGGCGGCTACGCCTCCATGTCTAACGGCGTGGCTCTGAAGCTGGAGGAGGGCGACCGAGTCCGCCTCAGTCTGCCGGCCAGCTACCGGCTCTACGACGATTCCCGGAACTTCAGCGTCTTCTCTGGATTCCTGCTCTTTGCGCTCTGA
- the LOC113148674 gene encoding golgin subfamily A member 3-like isoform X1, which translates to MMFAARFLLLFLSLSQDFTQGQLDASVPHVGGSRVGLGVPPELPVLWDELRGLNELVLSLKAEEVDRRQALRRMESRLRDREVEAEQQGRSLDGLEETVIQQREGLRSMEVDRKLLTELNSDLRRKVEQLEEQSEARVSWLHWRLNVSESSVEELKKKSTALAAELPFLQTRLRASESTVEQLRRRNAVLAARLCNTESLMEELRMQISAALTVSNSSSQSEESELETNSEVLKSVEEKRNMSAERQLLGVDLTASNSSSLQKDLSDTKSRLLQLESNTSVQTDIVKQLQVRLNSAESRIHQLQSDRTDQISELLNLQMKLNSTQSLQNNLNTELLSRLRVSEKHLEGLRRENTVLFSDQTSTLMDLQRKLNTTERLMDKIGTVQSDQFSLMESRLLDNTTAALELRLGSTETHLEQLETHTAVQSDQISLIESRLAEQHNNTTELLNRLSVSEKHLEGLMTENTVQSDQISLMESRLTEQHNNTTALELRLGSTETQLEQLETHSAALQLRLDVTEKHLEGLRAEIAELEKQLEHLKKGNTDELKVAFSVGLTDSGPVGPFDEERTLIFSKTLTDVGHAYDRAAGVFTAPVRGVYFFSFTAADYLKGYMGLYLYRNNQPIIFNLDLNDHGGYASMSNGVALKLEEGDRVRLSLPASYRLYDDSRNFSVFSGFLLFAL; encoded by the exons ATGATGTTTGCTGCTCGgtttctgcttctcttcttaTCGTTGTCTCAGGACTTCACTCAGGGACAGTTGGATGCTTCTGTCCCTCATGTGGGTGGCAGCAGGGTGGGGCTGGGTGTCCCTCCGGAGCTCCCTGTTCTCTGGGACGAGCTGCGGGGGTTGAACGAGCTGGTCCTGAGCCTGAAGGCGGAGGAGGTGGACCGGCGTCAGGCCCTGCGGAGGATGGAGAGCCGTCTGAGGGACAGGGAGGTGGAGGCTGAGCAGCAGGGACGAAGTCTGGACGGACTGGAAGAGACGGTGATCCAACAGAGGGAGGGGCTGAGGAGCATGGAGGtggacaggaagctgctgaCGGAGCTGAACTCAGACCTGAGGAGGaaggtggagcagctggaggagcaaAGCGAAG CTCGAGTGTCGTGGCTTCACTGGAGACTGAATGTCAGTGAGAGCTCAgtagaggagctgaagaagaagagcacAG CTCTGGCGGCCGAGCTGCCGTTCCTGCAGACAAGACTGAGGGCGAGTGAGAGCACAGTGgagcagctgaggaggaggaacgCAG tgtTGGCAGCCAGACTGTGTAACACTGAGAGTCTGATGGAGGAGCTCAGGATGCAGATCTCAG cagCGTTGACCGTTTCCAACAGCTCGTCTCAGTCTGAGGAGTCGGAGCTGGAGACAAACTCTGAAG TTCTGAAGTCCGTGGAGGAAAAACGGAACATGTCTGCTGAGAGACAGCTGCTCGGTGTGGATCTGA CTGCCAGTAACTCATCGTCTCTGCAAAAAGATCTGTCAGACACGAAGAGccgactgctgcagctggagtcaaACACGTCAG ttcagactGATATAGTGAAGCAGCTTCAGGTCAGACTGAACTCGGCTGAGAGTCGAATACATCAGCTGCAGTCTGATAGGACAG ATCAAATCTCAGAACTGTTGAACCTGCAGATGAAACTGAACTCGACACAGAGTCTGCAGAACAACctgaacacag AGCTGCTGAGCAGACTGAGAGTCAGTGAGAAACATCTGGAAGGtctgaggagagaaaacacag ttctgttttcagatcAGACCTCCACACTGATGGACCTGCAGAGGAAACTGAACACAACTGAACGTCTGATGGACAAAATTGGCACAG ttcagtCTGATCAGTTTTCCCTGATGGAGTCCAGGCTCTTGGACAACACCACAG CAGCTCTGGAGCTGCGACTGGGATCAACTGAGACACACCTGGAACAGCTGGAGACTCACACTGCAG TTCAGTCTGACCAGATTTCCCTGATTGAGTCAAGACTGGCagagcaacacaacaacaccacAG aGCTGCTAAACAGACTGAGTGTCAGTGAGAAACACCTGGAAGGTCtgatgacagaaaacacag TTCAGTCTGATCAGATTTCCCTGATGGAGTCAAGACTGACagagcaacacaacaacaccacAG CTCTGGAGCTGCGACTGGGatccacagagacacagctggaACAGCTGGAGACTCACTCTGCAG CATTGCAGCTCCGACTTGATGTCACTGAGAAACATCTGGAAGGTCTGAGGGCAGAAATCGCAG AGTTGGAGAAACAGCTGGAACATCTGAAGAAAGGAAACACTG ATGAGCTGAAGGTGGCGTTTTCAGTCGGTCTGACTGATTCAGGACCAGTGGGTCCGTTTGATGAGGAAAGAACTCTGATCTTCTCTAAAACCTTGACCGACGTCGGCCACGCCTACGACAGGGCTGCAG GTGTGTTCACGGCTCCTGTCAGAGGAGTCTACTTCTTCAGCTTCACAGCTGCAGATTACCTGAAAGGTTACATGGGTCTGTACCTGTACAGGAACAACCAGCCAATCATATTCAACCTGGACCTGAACGACCACGGCGGCTACGCCTCCATGTCTAACGGCGTGGCTCTGAAGCTGGAGGAGGGCGACCGAGTCCGCCTCAGTCTGCCGGCCAGCTACCGGCTCTACGACGATTCCCGGAACTTCAGCGTCTTCTCTGGATTCCTGCTCTTTGCGCTCTGA
- the LOC113148674 gene encoding golgin subfamily A member 3-like isoform X2, with the protein MMFAARFLLLFLSLSQDFTQGQLDASVPHVGGSRVGLGVPPELPVLWDELRGLNELVLSLKAEEVDRRQALRRMESRLRDREVEAEQQGRSLDGLEETVIQQREGLRSMEVDRKLLTELNSDLRRKVEQLEEQSEARVSWLHWRLNVSESSVEELKKKSTALAAELPFLQTRLRASESTVEQLRRRNAVLAARLCNTESLMEELRMQISAALTVSNSSSQSEESELETNSEVLKSVEEKRNMSAERQLLGVDLTASNSSSLQKDLSDTKSRLLQLESNTSVQTDIVKQLQVRLNSAESRIHQLQSDRTDQISELLNLQMKLNSTQSLQNNLNTELLSRLRVSEKHLEGLRRENTVLFSDQTSTLMDLQRKLNTTERLMDKIGTVQSDQFSLMESRLLDNTTALELRLGSTETHLEQLETHTAVQSDQISLIESRLAEQHNNTTELLNRLSVSEKHLEGLMTENTVQSDQISLMESRLTEQHNNTTALELRLGSTETQLEQLETHSAALQLRLDVTEKHLEGLRAEIAELEKQLEHLKKGNTDELKVAFSVGLTDSGPVGPFDEERTLIFSKTLTDVGHAYDRAAGVFTAPVRGVYFFSFTAADYLKGYMGLYLYRNNQPIIFNLDLNDHGGYASMSNGVALKLEEGDRVRLSLPASYRLYDDSRNFSVFSGFLLFAL; encoded by the exons ATGATGTTTGCTGCTCGgtttctgcttctcttcttaTCGTTGTCTCAGGACTTCACTCAGGGACAGTTGGATGCTTCTGTCCCTCATGTGGGTGGCAGCAGGGTGGGGCTGGGTGTCCCTCCGGAGCTCCCTGTTCTCTGGGACGAGCTGCGGGGGTTGAACGAGCTGGTCCTGAGCCTGAAGGCGGAGGAGGTGGACCGGCGTCAGGCCCTGCGGAGGATGGAGAGCCGTCTGAGGGACAGGGAGGTGGAGGCTGAGCAGCAGGGACGAAGTCTGGACGGACTGGAAGAGACGGTGATCCAACAGAGGGAGGGGCTGAGGAGCATGGAGGtggacaggaagctgctgaCGGAGCTGAACTCAGACCTGAGGAGGaaggtggagcagctggaggagcaaAGCGAAG CTCGAGTGTCGTGGCTTCACTGGAGACTGAATGTCAGTGAGAGCTCAgtagaggagctgaagaagaagagcacAG CTCTGGCGGCCGAGCTGCCGTTCCTGCAGACAAGACTGAGGGCGAGTGAGAGCACAGTGgagcagctgaggaggaggaacgCAG tgtTGGCAGCCAGACTGTGTAACACTGAGAGTCTGATGGAGGAGCTCAGGATGCAGATCTCAG cagCGTTGACCGTTTCCAACAGCTCGTCTCAGTCTGAGGAGTCGGAGCTGGAGACAAACTCTGAAG TTCTGAAGTCCGTGGAGGAAAAACGGAACATGTCTGCTGAGAGACAGCTGCTCGGTGTGGATCTGA CTGCCAGTAACTCATCGTCTCTGCAAAAAGATCTGTCAGACACGAAGAGccgactgctgcagctggagtcaaACACGTCAG ttcagactGATATAGTGAAGCAGCTTCAGGTCAGACTGAACTCGGCTGAGAGTCGAATACATCAGCTGCAGTCTGATAGGACAG ATCAAATCTCAGAACTGTTGAACCTGCAGATGAAACTGAACTCGACACAGAGTCTGCAGAACAACctgaacacag AGCTGCTGAGCAGACTGAGAGTCAGTGAGAAACATCTGGAAGGtctgaggagagaaaacacag ttctgttttcagatcAGACCTCCACACTGATGGACCTGCAGAGGAAACTGAACACAACTGAACGTCTGATGGACAAAATTGGCACAG ttcagtCTGATCAGTTTTCCCTGATGGAGTCCAGGCTCTTGGACAACACCACAG CTCTGGAGCTGCGACTGGGATCAACTGAGACACACCTGGAACAGCTGGAGACTCACACTGCAG TTCAGTCTGACCAGATTTCCCTGATTGAGTCAAGACTGGCagagcaacacaacaacaccacAG aGCTGCTAAACAGACTGAGTGTCAGTGAGAAACACCTGGAAGGTCtgatgacagaaaacacag TTCAGTCTGATCAGATTTCCCTGATGGAGTCAAGACTGACagagcaacacaacaacaccacAG CTCTGGAGCTGCGACTGGGatccacagagacacagctggaACAGCTGGAGACTCACTCTGCAG CATTGCAGCTCCGACTTGATGTCACTGAGAAACATCTGGAAGGTCTGAGGGCAGAAATCGCAG AGTTGGAGAAACAGCTGGAACATCTGAAGAAAGGAAACACTG ATGAGCTGAAGGTGGCGTTTTCAGTCGGTCTGACTGATTCAGGACCAGTGGGTCCGTTTGATGAGGAAAGAACTCTGATCTTCTCTAAAACCTTGACCGACGTCGGCCACGCCTACGACAGGGCTGCAG GTGTGTTCACGGCTCCTGTCAGAGGAGTCTACTTCTTCAGCTTCACAGCTGCAGATTACCTGAAAGGTTACATGGGTCTGTACCTGTACAGGAACAACCAGCCAATCATATTCAACCTGGACCTGAACGACCACGGCGGCTACGCCTCCATGTCTAACGGCGTGGCTCTGAAGCTGGAGGAGGGCGACCGAGTCCGCCTCAGTCTGCCGGCCAGCTACCGGCTCTACGACGATTCCCGGAACTTCAGCGTCTTCTCTGGATTCCTGCTCTTTGCGCTCTGA